The stretch of DNA gtggaaaattatgacagaaataagaaagctgAGTCTCTTAGTTGGCATCAAgtaaaacaataattaatttaatggaGAGAGAACGCCACGCGTAGCaccatttcctctctctctgacccgcttaacaaactgcatctttataCCCATGGCTCTCTACCTCTGATTACCATAGCTCTCATTTCTTTACCTTTTATGGCTACGAACCAATTTACCATTGTTCACATTCCATTTGCTTTCTTTACACATCAATCGCATTCTAATGTATCCTGTTCTCAGTATGACCCCAAGCCATTTTACCATTTGTTTAACTCTCTTTTACATATCTTTCACCTTTAACAATGCACTCTGTGCACCCCCTCTATTCAGTTGGTCTCTTCTCTGTGGTCTGGAGACAGAAGGAGTAGATTGGAAAGGTGTCAATATGCTGTTCTttgaaacacacgcacacacataagtctgctgtttcacacagagaattaggaataaaagaatttcagttacacaagcatacatggtcattgctgattaaaaatctctattgattatgaatcatttcaataaaCAAATTCCATCACAAACAAACTATGACATAATATGCCTATAGgagtaatttgaatatgaaTGTCACAAGAATATTGAATAGAATATGGGGAGTATTTATAGCTCATTAATATACAGAAAATACAGAATAATTATATGCTAGTGTACAGTGTATATACAGCATTCTTCTTAAATTTCTTAAGTGTACACTATGTGTGATTGCTAAGTAAAAATGAATGGGTTTAGGGACAGTCCAGGTACTGGTAGTGTTTATTGGTTTACTGTGGAGGTCAGCAGGATGATGGTGAGGGGAAAGAAGCTGGACTTGAATTGACTGGTTCTGGCACAGATGCTCCTGTACTTCCTTCTGATGGTAGGAAGTTGTACAGTGTGTGGCTGAGGTGGGAGGAGTCACTGATGATAATGCACACTCTGCACAGGCAGTGCTGTGCCAGGGAGCTTTGCCCCAATAATGTGCTGAGCATTCTTCACCACCTTCTGCAGGGCTTTCTTGTCAGCCACAGTGGAGTTGCCACACCACACATTTGGCCAGGATGCACTCAATGTTGCAGTTGTAAAATTCTGTACATCTAGATAAAaatctagggctgggcaattaattgaaatgAATTCAGAGGTAATGTTGCCTAtaacaatttttatttaattctgttcaaagtatatttttattgttactaCATCCctactgtgtgttcatgtactgttccTATAAAACCACACTATTGTGGTGAAGTCATATGACTCTGCCCcatccaatctgccacatggaagcaccatggaggagaacctaaacacagaggccggTTGAGCGACTTGAGCACCTCGTATCTAAGAAAAACgctgcgtctgtggtttggatgtgttttgaTTTTAGTGAGGACCACACTGAATGTagagaagtcaaatgtaaacacaggagGAAATGTGTCAGCAGCAAAGTTAATGCCCCAGTCagtttcacactgaacacaatcacacactgaaTATGAACATAGCATGAATCAAAAACAGAGCTCACAGCAACATTAGAAACTTATATCCCACCTTAATACTCTAGCATATTTAAGCCTCATCAGTGAAAAATGAGGCAAAATACGAAACCAAAACAAATATAGTTCGCTGACAGgtcttgtactgtaaatatgttccagtattaaagctgggatgtTTCTTTCGAACGTTGCTGGGATCTCCGTCTCTGTTTTTGAGTCATGCTCTGTTCATATTTGATGTGTTAAACAGACTGGAGGATTAATTTTCAGTGACCAAAGTTAATCCCCAAGTCTGTTTAACGCTTGAACACAATTattgtgcatgtatgtgtgtatcaaacctctcacactcatcaccaaaccctctcacactcataaaaataacaaaaacagaactGACTGACTAAAATTACATCATATAacccttaaaggctaagcaacagctatatgaaagtgtcaaacaaataaatacagtggaatttgagttcaaaacttgtgtttattgatagtcagaaaacatgttatttcttactaattcaaggaataaggtttaaaagacagtTGGttcccccccccaacggtgttcggaaactctaataggcatcttgcctgtgacgtagatggtggacaacaactctagaagttgcacttgatttaatgcaaaatgacgaaaaggtgtgttctTTTtagctgcaataattcaatgtacagtgggacatctgtgcacaaatggcccaaagatcccaaaatatccagaaaatggactaaatttgtcaactttaaacgggcactttggaaaggaccatccgctcactccgttatctgtagtgctcatttcactggcgcttttccatcaatatgggcatgtaaggaaaccaacgaaaggtgttcaagagcctctgtatacatggaggtaaacagggtaagtacacttacttTGCCTGTtgtagttggtgttagttaacggtagcttgacttgctaaactcggtgggtCAGATtttactcggctacgtagctgcattacggaggtttatagtgtcagaTGAATTCAAGTTCAACTtggatcacatttacaagaataacggtaccccttaatttgagtttagcttattgctaggctattgtcatgaataatgttggttatttagctatcgctagctagatactgtcataacagtcagtcataacggtttTACCACAGCGTTGTTCAGCAgatgtccaccagtgacgtcacggttgcgttcaagaatttccgtagcgagcttaggtttttccatcaatttaatacaattgtcagttttaaagcaaattaagcgtgctattttcatttgaattcatacttatatatgtcagtaactaaaataatgtgaaatattcatggaggtccattaagtggtgcttagtctttaaacagtgaataaaattgaTTAATTCCTCCTGCAGGGTTAATGAAGAATCTTCTTATCAACAGTTGCATTGGCTGCTGGTTGTTGCCGACGTCGCAATATGTCTGCCATAATGTTCATGTTATGGGGTGGGTTTATTATGTCTGATAAGAAGTCCACAGCCTTGTTCCATTTAACGTGGCTGACTGGGAGGTCCATTTGTTAGGAAAATACCAACAAAGGGGAGGGGCATATTGACTATTAGCGAATCAGAAACAGATAATTTAAACAACGGCTCTGTAGGACAAtcaaaaaaaatgcaaaaaaaaaattctcattgACTGCCAAACTCATACACTTACTATCAAAGTCTCTTTCGTTTCCTattgtgagagggtttgatggtgtgtgtgagagaacgtTTGATGATGTGGGTGTAGTccggttaaaaaaaaacaaacagttaatattttatatattttattttaaaatggtgtatATGATCTGATACATGTTCCAGTGGattcagtgtgtttgtttgtctggtTATGTACCTTTCTACTAGTTttagtctctttctctttggtgAGCCAATAATATTCAAGGGTCGGAGGGCTAGGAGCCTATCAGCTTGGAGGGGGGcgggagagagaagggagagggaagagagaaagggaaagcaAGGGAGTCAAGAGAGAACATGAGGAAATGGCGGAGGAGGTGAACGAGTATGAGTGAACAACATGCAGTAATGTTTATTATTCTCAAGCGGGCATGTGACTGACTGTACGTGACTGTACTCCTGCAACAAAGGGGGGGGTTAGAGAACTGTTGAGTGAGACAGTTAACTGATGCTCTTAGggagctatatatatatatatatatatatatatatatatatatatatatatatatatatatatatatatattgtttgtatTTCTTTCTGTGTGCTTTGATTTGCATTTCCCGGTGTctgggttgtgtgtgttgttttgctgtgcAGTTCACTTGAGGGTAATGGTCCATTCAATTAGatactttaaaaatatctaTAGTTAACAACATATACCCAACCATATAATATAGAAGAACCAGGGCCTCAgctatatttaattcattaaatagcAGTACCTTCACAGAGTACCTGGTTGGGGCGCTACATGTGTAAGAGGATCAATAGTGTGTATGAGAGGATTGATACTGTGTGTGAGAGGTAAGTGTGAAATTTGGCCCCTAAAGTGCCCCTcatatgtgagtgtttgtgtgtgagtggatataGAGCACAGAGGACAATCATTTACGTACAttctttttagattttttaacctttatttttatttagattgTATGTGTGCAAATACCTGCAGCAATCACTTTTCTTGGAAGGTGGACAGGGCGATGGCAAAGGCTTGCACTGCACACAAGGGGGAGCTGTAGTCCAAAACAAACTTGTTCTTATCCACTTGACCGAACAGCATCACCACCTCTTCAGCACCTGCAAAGACAAATACTGGATGTTAGAACATGGGCACAGAGCATCATCAGAGCCAAACACTGCTCTTATGGCACTTCAGTCTCTAAATAGAGCTAGTGACTCCCTCTTGTGGACAGTCTTTaacctgctaaacatgagtgaaggagtgaatcAGGGCTAAGCTACTTTCATAAGGTGCTTCTAAACAGTTAGAACAAATAAAGAGCTAcggctgtgtgagagagaaagcactGGAGAGCGAGTACAGAGAAAGATTCATAGAAATACAACCATCCAAAGACGTGCTGTGAGTAAACACTGCTGAACTCACCATTCACAGCAGAGACCAGCTGGAAGTTTTTCTCTGAGGGCTTTGTTACTCTGCCGCCAAAGCTGAGCTTGTGTCTTCTCTGTGTTGAAGACAGGCTCTTTGTCTTTGAGGACAGTAAGGTTGGACAGCTCCTGTTCCTGGAGACACTACATTAAATAGTCCTGTGATCCAAACACACAAATTAATAAATGCATCCATTTTACTGACCTCACATGAGCCCTGTGTAGTGGTCTACAGTGCTGTTATACTCACATTAGCAGACTTCCAGTAAACAGGAAGACGCTGCAGGTTGCTGTCCACGCTGGGTATGACCACAGTCCTCATTTTTGGCTTTTTAAACCCCAGGAAGTTGTTTTCCTATAGAGAGAACATATAGCATGAGTCCAGATGTCTGAGGCGTTGAGTGGTGTCCAGTGACAATGTGTATACTCACATAAATGACAGTTGCAAGCTGCTCGTGAACGTGTCCCTTGCCATGGTTTCCGCAGCTAGAACTGAGTGTGAACTCAGTCTGCTTTTTGTTGAACCTGAGGTTAACACAGAAGATGTTGAGAAGAGAGTGTTGAGGGGATGATGTTCACCTGTGACAATGGGTGTAGacacaaggaggtcattttaaggtTATGACTGTTGTACATATATTTACAGACATTGTTACGCACCTCACTTGCCCCAAAGATGCACTACTACTAAAATACTGGTCCAGTGAGATTTCATAGGCTGCCTTCCTGTACTTCCTCAACATTCTGGCAGCCAAGAGCAATTTCTGAGGATTAAAAACAAGAGATTAGAACTAGAAAGATCTTTAGAGAGAAGAAACACAGCATTTGCTGCATACCTTtacactcttaaatataaaaatgcagcaaaaaaaaGTCATAACTTTTGAACTGGTAAAAAACGTGAAGGTTCTTTAAACTTTCTTTAACAAACATGGTGCTTTATGGAAATAAAAGTTCTATGGCATTGCTAAATGAACTCTGTGTAGATTGTACACTTAACATTAATGAAATTAATGGTCACAAAAATATGTTGGTTATCGTTGGCTCAGGAATTCTCCACTAACCTCACTGCCGTCCTCTAGCTCCTGAAACATAAAGTATTAGGGCACGGACTTAGACCTGATCATGTTCCACCTGCGCTTTATGCAGCACCTGATTGTGGGGCCACTTCGAAGTGgtgccaacacaaactgtggtcTCAACAAATTCCTGGGACAACTGTTCCTCTTCTGTGATGCTTCCCTCCACACTGTCCTCTGAGCCAACTGTCTTGGGCTCAGTCTCCTTATCAGCTGGAGGTGTGTTGTTTTCCTGAAGTCCAGGGCTGGTCTCCTGTCCCTCAACAATCTCCTCTGTGGTGGGAGGCAGCTCAAGCTCATTGGGTGACTGAGGGAGGGCTTCCGGTCCTTCCATTATGCATTAGCTTGGTTTCTCAGTTTCACCAAGAAGgttttcctctctgtctttcaccTTTGCATCTCCTTCCTCCTTTTCCTCCAATTTACTCTCCATTTCCCTCTTTTCCTCCTCCATCTTCCTCTCAATCTCTCTGAGACGGAGAATCTCTTGCTCTTGCTCAGTCATTTTCtgctcctccacctccaacactgCCTCCAACTTCTCCACCAGCTGCTCCAGCTCTTTAATCTtccccttctccttctccttttctttcctctctctctttcatcgaCCTGCATGATCTTGCTTTCCACCAAGGCCTGAAGGAGTTCCAGCTACCCCTTTGCTGCCATTTCTATGTCTTGTATATACTGGTTTATCACTTTCTGCTGTGCATTCAGAATCATGTTGAGCTTCTCTGATgcacagctcctctcctcctcccacAGCCTCTGATTCTGAACCAGTGTCTCCTCCATCACCTCCAGCTCCACCTGCCTCGCTGTCTTCTTCAAGGCCTCCTGTTCATTTAGAGCCAGAAAAAATACACAGTtaacaacagtcattttctgCTTGACCAAAACATAAACCGTTCCTCTGATCTGTTCCTTTAATGAACTCGAGGCCTAACCTGGCTTCAGGGTTATATCATATTATGCATTAATAGCggaaaacatctggaactgaGAACATCTGGACTGGTTACACGTGCATGTGCTGCTAATGCTTCAACATTTGTAGACACTCTCAcaaaaaggtactgtacaggtacatttttttgttcaataaagatacaaacaatgtaaacgtacctttaaaaggtgcaaaaaaataaatgtgttgttAAATTCTAGTTGTTTAAACTAAAGGTTCATTCTCTTTTCCTGAAGGagtggtgaatatttgtaagctttcattatatAACCGtgcaataaaaaacaacaaaatatagcCCTGAAAATTAAATGTAGTGTATAAAATAGGGATGCACCGATGTTGAAATTTTTGGgctgaaacaaaacaaatcctTGTTATAGCACAAGAGTTTCTTcagtatatttacatttctgtactttttaattttattaagttTATTAGGTGTAGTTCATTTAcaaagatttactgctggttctgaatgaatggtttctagaggggcaCTAGTGCAGCACCGGGTTTGTTTTCGAGAACGAGGGAGAGAGCAGTATAAAGTGGCTCTGAGCGAGCCAGGGACAGAGTGTTTGAGCAAGTGTTTGCAATCATTTATCATCATGTGTCAGTAATTAATTCAGATGCTGAATGATTTTATatctattttcatgttttacataagaagggctcctgcactgtggtgtttgagagtatctttctgttgtttaacctgctgtgtgtgtttacactactatctgtgtgtgcatgtactgAGCGTCAcactgttctctgcagaaactttgaaaaacgtCCATACGGCAGACAATTTACAGGCTTCAGTGTATATGTACAAGCACAAAAAAGGCACCAAGTTATTGGTTGTAATAGTGGCTAAAATTCCATTATCTGACAgataacaacagcaaaataaaattGTGCATCACTATTATGACATCAACACTACTTAAAAGTTCTATTAAAACTGAATATGGTACAGTTATGATCCCTACACAAAAGTATTGAATATGTAGCCTTGAGGCTACCCCCACAGTGACAGTTATTCTGAGAGTGTCTGGTACTTTCTTAATACCCAAAGTCAGAGCCAGATGTAATCTGAGTAAACTACTTTACAGAACAAAGTTCCCTGGGTCTTTATGACTGCAGAAGGTGAATAACATCACAAGTCCTACCTCTGTGGATTTCTAATGCTCCACATTTCTGGTCCTCTCCTTCTTCTCAAGCCTCGCCACCCTCCTGGAGACCAGCAGCAGCTCTTTCTCCAGCTCCCTGATCTCCAGTTGGAGCTGTCGAAGGTGCTGCTGATactttatacataaaataaaaattaataaagggCTTGGGGCCCACAGCATCATATACTAGTTCCATATTCCTAAAAAAGAAAGTGTTTGTAAATgagaaaaaagacattttacatTGCagcaattaattaaaatataatgagtTTATTTGTGGATTTTGCTTAGAAATTTCCAAAGTAATGCTGCTAATGTTAATTTCTGCTAACATCTTAGTAATAGTAGTATTTAGTAATTcctagtaataataatattactaaTAGTAATATTAGTAATTCCTAGTAATATCTAGTGTCTTGTCTTAGCATCAAGCCAAATGCCACCTATGCTTCCCACATTGAGTGTAATAATTAAGGCACATTTAACCAGAAACATCTTACATTATTCTTagaattatatattttctttggCAGTTTCACAATGAATCAGCTACTAAACTCTAATCCTAAACACTCTGTATTATTTAAACACttttgttattatattaataatattataatataatattgttgttattataaaACACTTTGCTGTTcatttacatctttatttacagccactctctctctctctctctctctctctctctctctctctatatatatatatatatatatatatatatatatatatatatatataataaaaacatagcacaaaaagtaagaaaatttgtgttttgtagagtatttccttgttgtaacaatgctccttgtcaataaatcttataccattggaaagcctgttaatttcccttttaaatagtGCCATATTCGTAAGGAACATgaatttgtgggatgagcagtagagctatGTGGGTTGTGCACATGAAAATCTAAATGgtattatatataaatcagTTAAAGCAAATTAGACTGATTAATAATGGATATATTTTATCTTTTCTAGTAcatattttcaaaatttcaaaTGTTCTATTATTTAATGATCAGTTCTTTGGGAAACCTTATCTGAAAATTTTTTGGCTATGTGAGATTACCTCAGTGATACATATTATTACTCCAAGTTGAACTCATGCAGGTATTTGTTGAAGCATAGATTTATGTTGTTACATATTTCATaaccatatttattcatttgaacaACAGCAACAATGCTCTGTACCTGGATTATGCTTGCCTGCAGCACTGAAGGACTCCACACATGCTCCGTTTACGCTCTGCCATTGTGTCTGTCTACAGAATGAGCAAATGACTCACTGGGCAGTGTCCCGCTGCACCTAGGCATTACACACTTACCCAGGTGGAAAAAAGTAGTTCCCACCCACCACGTATTGTTTAGACAAGATCTCAATAGTTCAGTTACTTTTCACTGTGTTCCTGTTAATGACATACATTACTTCAAATGactgaacatgaaaagtatcgATATTTTGATTTGACAATACAGGTCTGGTATCGGAGGTATCGATATTTCAGTATCAATCCGCACATCACTAACAGATAGTTCCAGACGGCCATTTTAAGCAAACACATAATTGCGACTTCTAATAATTATCTATAAATCTAATACTGTTTGATGGTATGATTTCAACAGATAGCCTAACAGGAGCTGCCTTATTGATGTCCAAGCTGAATTTTATCTTGATTACATGCAGAGCAtgttctttttgtcttttctttgaATTCTTTCTAAAATCACAATTGTTAATTTTTaacttaaagggaacatctacaattgtggggaaacgcagcTCTAAGTGGTAGAAGGATATGTTTGAGATAAAATTATAACTTTTGGTTGTATGTGGCTGACGTTTAACTAGTCTAAATTTTTGTttagtttgaattaccacagaaacactttCAGTAATTAAGTGAGTCATCTCCAGAGTTTGGAGACTTTTCAATCTTAAATGATCCACAACAGcgaaaataagtcaatattacccacatatgtaGCAGAAATAGAGCAGTCCACATTTTGGTTCACGTGGTTTGCAACGTTTGCTGTCCTCTCTGTACAACTCCAggtgcctctgccatgagcagagagagaggtgggaggGGCACAACtccagtttgttttttcattcatttacagacactgggtcttcgtaaacacattagactggtttagAGCATACTAACAATCTTgagaactagcaaatggtgaggaaacatctgaattctATCTAGAAAAAAAAGGGTTTGTTAAATGGTTTTCAAGAATGA from Hoplias malabaricus isolate fHopMal1 chromosome 5, fHopMal1.hap1, whole genome shotgun sequence encodes:
- the LOC136697303 gene encoding tubby-related protein 3-like, which encodes MEGPEALPQSPNELELPPTTEEIVEGQETSPGLQENNTPPADKETEPKTVGSEDSVEGSITEEEQLSQEFVETTVCVGTTSKWPHNQVLHKAQVEHDQKLLLAARMLRKYRKAAYEISLDQYFSSSASLGQVRFNKKQTEFTLSSSCGNHGKGHVHEQLATVIYENNFLGFKKPKMRTVVIPSVDSNLQRLPVYWKSANEQELSNLTVLKDKEPVFNTEKTQAQLWRQSNKALREKLPAGLCCAEEVVMLFGQVDKNKFVLDYSSPLCAVQAFAIALSTFQEK